In Uranotaenia lowii strain MFRU-FL chromosome 2, ASM2978415v1, whole genome shotgun sequence, one genomic interval encodes:
- the LOC129747914 gene encoding uncharacterized protein LOC129747914, which produces MSARVCNPMILSEISKLRSPAIVRRPPTSKGISAARVKRDLFGPVDKEDSKKFIEREFAAQNEVLSKKWGFDFRAGQPLQNHEQYQWERVPPTSAPANYIDGMVTLTRAAHAVGSSYQSTASEDLMDQRAERENRLSFDSGAADRLRSPSVCSFGSSESEPELDACSSSSSSIQTYPVMPVSLTAALPVDKSNLPSCSSATSSSSFPASATRAKRQQRITDYLKERKRLAPNSSASKVALAKKARHMLNLSAPASSGSNTPSNAI; this is translated from the exons ATGAGTGCCCGTGTCTGTAATCCGATGATACTTTCGGAGATATCGAAGCTCCGGTCGCCGGCCATCGTCCGGAGGCCACCGACGAGCAAGGGCATCTCGGCCGCTCGGGTCAAGCGCGACCTTTTCGGCCCGGTGGACAAGGAGGACTCGAAGAA ATTCATTGAACGCGAATTTGCAGCTCAGAATGAGGTTCTCAGCAAGAAGTGGGGCTTCGATTTCCGGGCCGGCCAACCGCTGCAGAACCATGAGCAGTACCAGTGGGAACGCGTTCCTCCTACCTCGGCTCCGGCCAACTACATCGACGGCATGGTAACCCTAACTAGGGCAGCCCACGCCGTTGGCAGCTCCTATCAATCGACAGCTTCCGAAGATCTGATGGATCAGCGAGCGGAACGGGAAAATAGACTTTCCTTCGACAGTGGTGCCGCCGATCGGCTGCGATCGCCCTCGGTTTGTTCCTTTGGCTCGTCCGAATCGGAACCCGAGCTGGATGCTTGCAGTAGTTCATCGAGCTCGATTCAAACCTACCCGGTGATGCCGGTTTCGCTAACCGCAGCCCTCCCAGTCGACAAGTCGAACCTCCCGAGCTGCAGCAGTGCAACCTCGTCGTCTTCGTTCCCTGCCTCGGCCACTCGAGCGAAACGCCAGCAACGAATTACAG ATTACCTAAAGGAACGCAAACGTCTGGCCCCGAATTCCTCCGCCTCGAAGGTTGCCCTGGCCAAGAAGGCGCGCCATATGTTGAATCTATCGGCTCCAGCTAGCAGCGGCAGCAACACCCCGAGCAACGCGATTTAA